A stretch of DNA from Longimicrobium sp.:
AGATTTTATCATCCGCCTCTGGGATCAAAGAGTGATGCCGATCGAGTGCAAGGTTTCCAACAGCGCCACAAACTCGGTGAAGCGACTGAACAACGATGCCGCCGCAAAGGCGGTGAGTTGGCGGCAGGATTTTGGACAAACCCAGATCGTACCGGCAGCTGTGCTTAGCGGCGTGTACAAACTCCATAACCTCCTGGACGCCCAAGCACGCGGGCTTAGTCTGTTCTGGGAGCACGACCTCGCAAAACTCGTAGAGTGGACGGAGTCGGCCCGCCGTTAGATGACGAGAGATAGATGCCGCGCAACGGGCGGCAGCGATGTCCGCGGCACGGGTTCTGCCATCGCAACGCGTTGAACGCGTTGAACTTGAGCCCAAGGAGGAGGCGATGGCGCGCGAACGGGAGCTGATCGAGCCGCACAAGGGGGACAAGCGCTACGTCCGGCGCGACGAGCAGGGGCGCTTCACCAACGACCAGGTGGACGTGGGCCGCTCGCTGGCCGCCGACCGCCGGCAGCACTCCGAGCACAAGGCCCCGCGCGGGCAGGGCGACCGCGGCGACCACTGACCGGGGCCGGGACGGGACGGGGATGGCGATGTGTGGCGCCGCGGCGGACCTCCGCCGCGGCGCCTTGCATTGTGCCCCGGCGCGGCCCGGCGATTGCGTTGGATCGGGCCCCAAGTTCCTGTGCTACAACGCAATCCCGTGAACGGAGACGACAGGATGCCCATGCGACTTCTTCCCCAGCGGCTCGTCGGCCAGACCATCCGCGGGATCCGCAATCGCCTGGGGATGAGCCAGGCGGACTTCGCCAGCGCCGTGGGCGCGGCGAACGCGGCGGAGGTGGCGCGGTGGGAGAAGGGCCAGGTACAGCCGGACTACGGCACGCTGGCCAAGATTGCCACCATGGGCGTGGTGGACGTGCTGGTCTTCCACGACGGCGCGTCGGCCGCCGAGACGCCGCAGATCACCCCCGGCGAGGCCAACGAGCTGCGCGACATCCTGATGCGCATGGAGTCGCTGCTGGACGACGCGCGCCGCCTGGTGGACCGCGCCTCGAACCGCACCGCGCTCGAGGCGCTGGAGGCGGCCACCGGCAGCGTCCCCGCCATCACCCAGCTGCCGGACGCGGTGGTGCTGGACGCCGAGGTGCGGCTGGAGACGAAGCCGCGCTCGCGCACCGCGTCCGCCAGCCGCCGCTCCGCCTCGCGCGCGACGCCCTCCGCCACGCCGCGCAAGCGCTCGTCCTCGACCGGGAAGAGCGGGAGCACGGCGGGCACCGGCACCACGGCGAGCGGATCGTCCGCGGGCGAGACGTCCGGCAGCGGATCGTCCTCGCGCGGATCGTCGCGCTCGGGAAGCGGGTCGTCGTCGCGCGGGCGGTCGGGCTCGTCGCGGGGCCAGAAGTCGCCGGGCGGGACGGGTAGCGGGTCGTCGGGTGGGAGCGCGCCGGCCTGATCCGGCGCGGGAGCCGGATCTCCAGCATTCACGAAGAGAAGCAGAGCAGCGGAGGAACTCCTCCGCCGCTCTGCTTCTTCGCGTGAGATCCGTCCGTCGAGAATGCGGCGTTACGGCGGATGTAACGGGGCATGGCACCACCCCGCGGCTGCATCATCATCCCCCGATCCTCATCTCCATCCCAACCGACCGCGTAACCCCCGGCCCCTGCGGCGTTTCCGCATCTCCCCATCTCCCGTCTCCCTCGCTCCCCATCCGTTTGCGCGGCGGTCCGGCGAGTGCACTGACGGTGGCGCAAAATGGATCGGGAACCTGCATCCGCACGGGAATCGATGTCGCAGCCGAAGTTCGTGGGGCGGGACGCGGAGATGGAGCGGCTGGGCGCGCTCTGGCGCGACGCCGCGGCGGGGCGGGCGCGCGTCTGCTTCGTCACCGGCGAGGCGGGCGCGGGCAAGTCGTCGCTGCTGCACAGCTTTGCCGCCGCGGCGCAGCGGGCGGACGCCAGGATGGTGGTGGCCAGCGCCAACTGCGATGCGCAGACCGGCCAGAGCGATCCGTATCTCCCCTTCCTGACCCTGCTGGAGCAGCTCACCGGCGACCCCGAGGCGGGCGGCGTGCAGTCGGCCGCCACGGGCGAGAACGCGCGCCGGCTGCGCTCGCTGGTCGGCCTGTCGATGCGCACCCTGCTGGAGCACGCGCCGGACCTGGTGGGCACCTTCGTTCCCGGCGCCGGGCTGCTGGTGAAGGCGGGGAAGTACGCCGCGGACCAGGCCGGGCTGCTCTCGCGGCTGGAGGAGAAGGTGACGTCGCGCGGTGGCGCGGGAGGCGCGCCGGCCGAGGCGGTGGACCGCGACCGCATCTTCCGGCAGTACACGGGAATGCTGCGCGCGCTCTCGGCCCAGTGCCCGCTGCTGCTGGTGCTCGACGACCTGCACTGGGCCGACGGCGCCTCGATCGACCTGCTCTTCCACCTGGGCCGCGCGCTGGAGAACGAGCGTATTCTCCTGGTCGGCTCCTATCGCCCCAACGACGTGTCCATCGGCCGCGACGGCCGCCGCCACCCGCTGGAGGCGCCGCTGGCCGAGCTGAAGCGCTACCTGGGCGACGCGTGGATCGACCTGGACCGCGCAGGGTGCGAGCAGCGCCGCGCCTTCGTGCACGCGCTGGTGGACGCCGAGCCCAACCGGCTGGACGCCGAGTTCCGCGAGGGGCTGCTGCGCCACACCGCCGGCCACCCGCTGTTCGCGGTGGAAGTCCTCCGCACGCTGCAGGAGCGCGGCGACCTGGCGCACGACGCCGAGGGGTGCTGGCGCGCCGCCGGGCCCATCGACTGGGACGTCCTTCCCGCGCGGGTGGAGGGGGTGATCGAGGAGCGCATCGGGCGATTGACGGACGAGCTGCGCGAGGTGCTGACGGTGGCCTCGGTCGAGGGGACCAGCTTCACCACGCAGGTGGTGGCCCGGCTGCGGGAGATGGGTGAGCGCCAGCTGCTCCGCCTCCTTTCCGGCGAGCTGGAGAAGCGCCACCGGCTGGTGGTCGAGGGCACTACGGAGCGCGTGGGGGCGCGGTGGGTGAGCCAGTTCGCCTTCTCGCACGTGGCCTTCCAGCAGTACCTCTACCACGACCTGTCGGCCCGCGAGCGGATGCTGCTGCACGCCGAGACGGCCGAGGTGCTGGAGGAGCTGTACGCCGGGCACACCGACCGCGTGGCCCTCCAGCTCGCGCGCCACCACGAGCTGGCGGGCGACCCCGCGCGCGCCGTGGACCACCGCCTGCGGGCCGCGTCGCGCGCGCTGGCGGTGGGCGCGTACGCCGAGGCGCGGGCGCTGCTGGAGCGCTCGCGCGAGCTGCTGGCCCAGGTGCCCGCCGGCCCCGAGCGCGACCGGCGCGAGCTGGAGGTGCTCACCCGCCTGTGCAACGTGCTGAACGCGACCGAAGGGTGGGACTCGCCGGGGCTGCCGGAGATCTTCTCCCGCTCGCGTGAGCTGTGCGAGGAATTGGGCGAGCGGGCGCAGCTGTCGCGCGTGCTCTTCGGGCTCTGGGCCTATCACCTCGTGCAGCTCCAGCTGCAGCCCGCGCTGGCGGTGGCGCGCGAGTACTTCGACCTGGCCGACGCGCTGGCCGACCACGACACCGTCCTCCAGGCGCACGCGGTGATGGGCGACACCCTTTTCTGGCTGGGCCGCCCCGCCGAGGCGCGCGACTACGCCGAGGCGGCCATGCTCCTGTACGCGCCGCACCTGCGCGACGAGCACCAGGCGCGCTTCGGGCTGGACCCGCGCATGATCCCGCTGATGCTCCTGGCCCTCTCCGACGCGCTGCTGGGCCGGGCCGGGCGCGCGGCCGCCTGGGGCGCGGAGTGCGTGCGCGTGGCCGACGAGGCGGCGCACCCCTTCAGCCGCGCCTTCGCCCTGTACGCCGCGGCGCTGCTGGCGTGGCTTATGGGAGATGGGGATGCGGCACGGGCGCACGCCGCCGCGCTGCAGGAGACGAGCGAGCGCTTCGGGTTCGCGTACTACCGCGGCCAGGCCGGGGTGCTGCGCGGGTGGGGGATGGGGATGGAGGGAAGCGTCGAGGACGGGCTGCAGGCCATGCGGCGCGGCTTCGAGGAGGCGGCGGCCAACGGCGGGCGCGGCGACCACTCGCTGTACTGCCTGATGCGCGCCGAGGTGCTGCGCCGCGCCGGCCGCGCCGCCGAGGCGCTGCGCGTGGTGGACTGCGGGCTGGCCGTGGCCCGCGAGTGCGGCGAGGCGGCGTTCGAGCCCGAGCTCCTGCGCGTCCGCGGCGAGGCGCTGGCCGAGGCGTTTCCCGAGCACGTGACCGACGCCGCCGCGTACCTGGAGCGCGCGATCGCCCGCGCCCGCGCGCAGGGCACGCCGCTGCTGGAGCACCGCGCCGCCGCCGGCCTCGCCCGCCTCCGCGCCACCGTCTTCGCCGCGCCGCCGCCCGACGAGCCCTTCTCCGCCCCGCCATCGCTCCGCGTCCCCGTGCTGGCGTGAGGGGGAGAAGGAACCGAGCAGGAACTCGGCGATCTCCGCGTCTCCTCGACGGTGACTTCTCACGCGGAGACGCGGAGTCGCGGAGAACTCCGTGGCGTGACGAATCCTCCGCATCTCCGCGTCTCCGCGTGAGATCAACGATGTAGCGGCAGGGCGGCGATGAAAGTCGTACCGACCCGGCGGATCCGGAACGCGCCGGGGCCGGCGGAAAGCGGAAGATGTACGCTCCGGGGGAGAACGCCGTTACATTGGAACGGTTTACATCCGCGGGGCCGCCGCGTACCTGTAGGGCGGTCCGCCCCGTTCCCCGGAATCCCACCGCACCGCATGCGCGCCGAGCACAGCCTTCCCTCCACCAACGGCGACACGCCGAAGCCGCAGCCGCCGGCCACCGCCCCGCGCCGTACCCGCGGCGTCCGCGCGGTCCCCCGCGTCCCCGACGCGCCCGCCGCCATCCCCTGCGCGGTGCGCCCCCGAGCGGTACCGCGCGGCGCGCCGCTGGACGACAAGTCGCTGTACTTCAACCGCGAGCTCAGCCTTCTCGACTTCAACTGGCGCGTCTTCGCCCAGGCGCTGGACACGCGCACGCCGCTGCTGGAGCGCGTGCGCTTCCTGGCCATCGCCAGCAGCAATCTGGACGAGTTCTTCCAGAAGCGCGTGGGCGGATTGAAGCGGCAGGTGGCGGCCGGGGTGCAGGTGCTCTCCATCGACGGACGCACGCCGGCCGAGCAGCTGGAGCTGATCGGCGCCGCCGCGCTGGAGATGCAGGCCGCGCTCTCCGACACCTGGGAAACGGCGCTGAAGCCGCTGCTGCGCGCCGACGCCGGCGTGCACGTGTGCTCCTACGCCGAGCTGGCCCCGCATCAGCGGCGGGCGCTGGACGAGCACTTCCGCGAGCAGATCTACCCGGTGCTCACCCCGCTGGCGGTGGACCCCGGGCACCCGTTTCCCTTCATCTCCAACCTCTCCCTTTCCCTGGCCGTGCTGATGCGCCACGCCGCGCGCAGCACCTACCACTTCGCCCGCATCAAGGTCCCCGCGCAGCACGGCCGGTGGATCCCCGTCCCGGGCTCGGACGAGCGCTTCCACTTCGTGCCCGTGGAGCAGGTGATCCAGGCGAACGTGGCCTCGCTCTTCCGGGGGATGGAGATCGTGAACGTCCACCCCTTCCGCGTGACGCGCAGCGCCGACGTGGACCGCGGCGACGACGAGAGCGAGGACCTGCTGGCGCTGATCAGCGAGGAGCTGCGCGAGCGCCGCTTCGCCCCCGTCGTGCGCCTGGAGGTGGACCGGGCGATGCCGAAGGAGGTGCGGCAGCTGCTGGTGCGCGAGCTGGAGCTGCAGGACGACGACGTGTACGAGAGCGGGGGGATGATCGCGCACGCCGACACCGCCTTCTTCGCCGACCTCGACCTCCCCGCGCACCGCTTCGAGGCGTGGGAGCCGGTGGTCCCCGAGCCGCTGCAGCACGAGGGCGAGACCGAGGAGGAGCGGAACATCTTCTCCATCATCCGCCGCGGCGACGTGCTGGTGCACCACCCGTACGACTCGTTCCCCGCCAGCGTGCAGCGGCTGCTGGAAGAGGCGGCGGTGGACCCGCGCGTGGTGGCCATCAAGATGACGCTGTACCGCACCGGCGGCGAAGCCAGCCCGGTGGTGAAGGCGCTGATCGCCGCGGCCGAGCGGGGGAAGCAGGTGGCGGTGCTGGTGGAGCTGACCGCGCGCTTCGACGAGGAGAACAACATCCGCGGGGCGGAGATCCTGGAAGACGCCGGCGTGCACGTCACCTACGGGCTCGTCGGCCTGAAGACGCACAGCAAGGTCACGCTGATCGTGCGCGACGAGGGCGGCCCGCCGCGCACCTACTGCCACATCGGGACGGGGAACTACCACGCCCGAACGTCGAAGCTGTACAGCGACCTGGGGCTTCTCACCTGCCACGACGAGATCGGCGACGACCTGGTGAACCTGTTCCACTTCCTCACCGGGTACGCGCCGGACCAGCAGTACACGCGCCTGGTGGTCGCCCCGCGCGACATGCGGCGGGTGTTCGAGGAGCGCATCGAGCGCGAGGTGCAGCACCAGCGGCGGTACCAGAACGGCCGCATCATCGCCAAGTTCAACGCCTTGGACGACCCCGGCATCATCCGCGAGCTGTACCGCGCCAGCCGCGAGGGGGTGAAGATCGACCTGATCGTGCGCGGCCACAGCCGGCTGCGTCCCGGCCTTCCCGGCTACAGCGAGAACATCCGCGTGGTCAGCCTGATCGGGCGCTTCCTGGAGCACGACCGCATCTACCACTTCGGCAACAACGGCGACCCCGAGGTGTTCATCGGCAGCGCCGACTGGCGCGAGCGCAACCTGAACGAGCGGGTGGAGACGATCGTCCCCGTGATGGACAGCGTGCTGCGCGAGCGCCTCGTGCGCCTGCTGGAGAACGCGCTCACCGACAACCGCCTCGCCTGGGACCTGCAGCCCGACGGCCACTGGAAGCCCCGCCACTGCGCCGAGGACGAAACCGAGGTGAACTACCACGACCTGCTGATGCGCGACGCCCTGGAGCGCAGCCGCAAGGGCGCGCGGCCGTGGGAGGTGATGCTGTAGCTGCAGGGACAGGTTACAGGGGACAGGGAATAGGGAACGGCAACTCCGGATGAGCCCGGCGCTGCTGGGGGCCTCACCCGGGGAGCCCTCACCCGAAAAAGAGAGATGGAGAAGACAAAACCGCCGTCTTCTCCATCTCTCTTTTTCGACCTCTCCCGACAGCAGGAGAGGTGAACTGTAACAGAAACGGCAGCTCCGCGCGGGGAACCAGCCATGCGTTGAGTTCTCCCCTCCCCCGCGGAACGGGCGGAGCGGCCGGGGGAGGGGCCAGCCAGGCGGGCAGGATGCCATCGCAAAGCTGCGATGCTTCTCCTCGGGGCCGTCACTTCGCCCACCGGGAATGGCCGTTCATCCCTCCCGATTTGCGCCGGACGTCCATCCGTCCCATGCTAACCATCCAGCACTCCGCAAACAGCGTTTCCCTTGGCCCCACGATCCCGATGCATTCCATCCCAATCGCACGCACCGCCGTCCTGCTGGCGTCGGCGCTCGCGCTGGCCGCCGTGCCCGTGCGGGCGCAGGAGCGGCGCCCGCTCACGCCGCTCGATCTGTATCACCTGCGCACCGCGTCGCAGACCGCGCTCTCGCCGGACGGGCGCAGCGTGGCGTACGTGGTGCTGCAGGCGGACTCGGCCACCAAGAAGTACCGCCGCGAGCTGTGGCTGGCGCGCACCGACGGCAGCGGGGCGCGGCGGCTGACCTGGCTGAACGTATCCGCCTCCGCGCCGGCGTTCTCGCCCGACGGGCGGCAGCTGGCGTTCGTCAGCGCGCGCGAGAGCAACCCGCCGCAGATCTGGGTCCTGCCGCTGGCCGAGGGCGGCGAGGCGTGGCCGCTCACCTCGCTGGAGCACGGCGCCGGCAGCCCCGCCTGGAGCCCGCGCGGCGACCGCATCGCATTCATCTCCAGCCTCAAGCCCTTGGAGCTCGACTCCGCCGCAGCGAAGGCGGACACTGCCAAGGGCGACGCCGCCACCATCCAGCACATCGACCGCGACCGCGCCGCCGCGCTGCGCGCCATCCGCGCGCGGCTGCGGGACGACGCCAAGGACGACGACCCGCAGGTGGTCAGCCGCCTGGGCTACCTCACCGAGACCTCCATCCAGAGCGGCGACGAGTGGGGGCAGCTCTACGTGGTGGACGCGCGCTCCGGCGCCACGCCGAAGCGGCTCACGTCCAACCCGTGGAACACCGGCGAGGCGCAGTGGTCGCCGGACGGGCGCTGGATCGTGGCCACCTCCACCCAGCCGCGCGGCGACTATCACCCCGACTACGAGCTGGAGGGGCAGGTGATCCTCGTCCCCGCGGACGGCGGGGCGGCCACGCGCCTGCACGAGACCGGCTACCAGGAGGGCGCGCCGCGCTTCTCGCCGGACGGGAGATGGATCGCCTACCAGCGGCAGTCCACCGCCAGGCCCTACTACACCGCCGTGAACACCGAGCTGGTGGTGATGCATCCCGACGGCACCGGCCGCACCTCCATCTCCGCCCCCATGGACCGCTCGGTGGCCGCGCACCGCTGGGCGGCGGGGGGATGGCTCTACTTCACCGTTCCGTCCGACGGCGCCATCTCGCTCTACCGCGTACGCCCGGGCCAGGGCGCGCCGCAGCGCATCGTGAGCGGCCCGCGCGGCGTGCTCTCGTTCGACGTGGCCGGGCCGACGATCGCGTGGACGCAGATGAGCCCCGCGCGGCCCAGCGACGTGTACGCCGCGGCGCTGGACGGCGGCGGCGAGCGGCGGCTGACCACGCTGAACGACTCGCTCCTGTCGCGCGTCTACGTGGCCGACTACGAGGAGATCCGCTATCCCTCGTTCGACGGCAAGCCGGTGCAGGGGTGGTTCCTGCGCCCCATCGGCTGGCGCGCGGGGATGCGCCCGCCGCTGGCGGTGGAGATGCACGGCGGCCCGCACGTCATGTGGGGCCCGGGCGAGGCGAGCATGTGGCTGGAGTACCAGTCGCTGGCGGGCGCGGGCTACACCGTGTTCTTCTCCAACCCGCGCGGCTCGGAAGGCTACGGGCAGGCGTGGCTGCAGGCCATCCACGAGAACTGGGGAACGCCCCCCGCGCGCGACATCCTGACCGGCGCCGACAGCGTGCTAGCCCGCGGGCTGGCCGACCCGGCCAAACAGGTGGTGACGGGCGGGAGCTACGCGGGGTACATGACCGCGTGGCTGATCGCGAAGGAGGTGCCGGAGCGCTTCCGGGCGGCGGTGGCGCAGCGCGGCGTGTACGACCTGACCATCTGGTGGGGGTCGGCCAACACCTGGCAGCTGTTCGAGGGCGAGTTCGGCGGGCGGCCGTGGGAGCAGCCGGAGCTGGCGCGCGCGCAGAGCCCGCTGACCTACGTCGCCAACGTGCGCACGCCGCTGCTGATGCTGCACGGCGCGCAGGACAACCGCGTGGGCGTGGCCAGCGCCGAGGCGTTCTATCGCGGGCTGAAGGAGGAGAACCGCGAGGTGGAGATGGTGCTCTATCCGCGCGAGGGCCACGAGGTCACCCGCAGCGGCGAGCCCGAGCACCGCATCGACCACATGCTCCGCATCATCGACTGGTTCGAGCGCCACGTGACGCACTGACGGGAGCCCTCACCGGATGGCCCTCACCCGCGCTGCACCGCCAATGAATTGGCGGGCAACAACAGCACCAAGTCCCTCCGGGACTGCTTCCAGGCATTGGGGTGGCGAGCCACCCTCGGCGCGGCCATCATCAGCGGCCGCGCCCGGGCCTCTCCCGCGGGGATGTGGAGGCCGCAGTCCCGGAGGGACTTTGTGCTTTTGTTGCCCCGGAATTCCATTCCGGGGAGCGGGGGAGCCATCCACTGACTGCAACGGCAGCCCCGCGCGACCGAAGCCGCCCGCGGATATCGTCCTCGCCACGCACCCACCGTCTCCCGCTCCGCGCAGCTCAATCCGCCGGTTTCGACAACCCGTACGCCTCGCCCAGCCACCCCGCCAGCTCCGCATCCACCTCCTCCGGCGCGTTGAGCAGGATCTCGTTGTGGAAGCGGCTGCGCGAGACCTGCTCCAGCTTGCGGACGCGCGGGCTCTCGATCGGCGCGGAGGTGCGGACGTTCAGCAGGATGCCGGCGCGGCGCGGGTGCACCCCGGCGAACGCGGTGCCGCCCTCGCCTGCGGTCAGGTGGATGGACGTCTTCTTCGCGTCCTGCCCGATGGGGCCCAGGCCCGCCAGCACGTCGATCAGCCGGTCGTAGATTCGCTGGACGACGGGGTCCTTCCCGGCAATGAGGGAATCGACCGTGAACATGGGGCCTCCATTGTGGGCGTTCGCCGCGGCACGCCCACAGCATAATCCGGCGCGCGGCCATCGCCAACCCGGACGCCCGTCCCGGGGAGTTGACCGCGGGGCGTGGGCGCCGTTATCTGTTCCCGTCACGACTCATCGCACGCGCCGCCCGCCGCGCCGGTCATCTCCGCGCGGCCGTCCGGCCATCCTCCCGGCAGAGGTCCGATCTTGCGACGTCCCCCGTTCCGCCGTCCGTCCATCTCCATCTCCCCCAACGCCGTTCCCGAGACGCGGAGGCGCGCGTGATCGCGCGCGCGGTCGGCTCCAACGTGCCGCGGAAGGACGGCCGGGCCAAGGTCACCGGCGCCGCCAAGTACATCGACGACCTCAGTTTTCCGGGGATGCTGCACGGGCGCACCATCCGCTCCACCGTGCCGCGCGGCACCATCCGCAGCGTGACGCTCGGCTTTGGCGAGGACGACGGCTTCACGGTGGTGGACCGCCGCGACGTGCCGGGGATGAACGCGGTGGCCATGATCGAGCTGGACCAGCCGTTCCTGGCCGAGGGCGAGGTCCGCCACCTGGCCGAGCCCATCCTTCTCCTGGCGCACGAGGACCGGGAGAAGCTGCTGGCCGCCACGGTGGAGATCGAGTACGACACCGCGCCCCCGCTGCTGGACCCGCACGCATCCCCCCGCGTCTTCAAGCACATCCGCATCGACAAGGGCGACGTGGACGCGGCGTTCGCGGACGCGGAGATCGTTGTCGAGGGCGAGTACCGGACCGGCGCGCAGGAGCACGTCTACATCGAGCCCAACGGGATGATCGCGGTGCCCGAGGAGGACGGCGGGATCACCGTCTACGGCTCGCTGCAGTGCCCCTATTACGTGCACAAGGCGCTGAAGGCGCTGCTGGCGCTCCCCGACGAGCGCGTGCGCATCGTGCAGACGGAGACCGGCGGCGGCTTCGGCGGCAAGGAGGAGTACCCGTCGCTGATCGCCGGCCACGCCGCGCTGCTGGCCATGAAGTCCGGCCGCCCGGTGAAGATCGTGTACGACCGCGTGGAGGACATGGTGGCGACGACGAAGCGCCATCCCTCCATCGTCCGCCACCGCACGGCGGTGACGCGAGAGGGGCGGCTGCTGGCGATGGACATCGACGTGCTGCTGGACGGCGGCGCGTACTGCACGCTCTCGCCCGTGGTCCTTTCCCGCGGCTGCATCCACGCGGCCGGGCCGTACCGCTGCGACCACGTGCGCATCGACGGGCGGGCGGTGATGACCCACAGCCCGCCCAACGGCGCCTTCCGCGGCTTCGGCGCCCCGCAGACGCAGTTCGCCACCGAGGTGCACATGGAGCGCATCGCCGAGGCGCTGGGGATGGACCCGGTGGCCCTCCGCGAGCTGAACGCGCTCCGCCCCGGCGACACCACCGCGACCGGCCAGGTGATGCAGGGCGACTGCTCGGCGATCGAGGTGCTGAATGAGACGGTGCGCCGCTCCGACTTCCACCGCCGGCGCGCGGAGTACGCGGGAACGAACCGGGGGATCGGGCTCGCGCTCTTCTTCCACGGCTCCGGCTTCACCGGCAGCGGCGAGGTGATGCTGCAGTCGCGCGCGGCGCTGGAGACCACGGAGCGCGGCGTGCGCGTGCTGGTGGCCAGCACCGAGATCGGGCAGGGGACGCGCACCATGCACGCGCAGATCGTGGCCGACGCGCTCGGCATCCCCTACGCCGATGTGGAGCCCGCGCAGCCCGACACCTTCGTGGTCCCCGACAGCGGCCCGACCGTGGCCTCGCGCACCTGCATGGTGGTGGGCGGCATCCTGCAGCGCTGCGGCGAGGACCTGCGCGCGCAGCTGGGCGACCTTCATCCCGCCGAGCACTTCCGCCGCTTCGGCCCGGTGCGCATCGTCCGCGAGTACGAGAAGCCGGGCGACGTGACCTGGAGCGACGAGACCTACCGCGGCGACGCCTACCCCACCTTCGGCTGGGGATGCGCGGCGGTGGAGGTGGAGCTGGACCCCGACACCTTCGAGGTCCGCGCCCGCGAGATCGTGACCGCGCAGGACGTGGGGAAGGCCATCCACCCCATGCTGGTGCGGGGGCAGATCGAGGGCGGCA
This window harbors:
- a CDS encoding xanthine dehydrogenase family protein molybdopterin-binding subunit; the encoded protein is MIARAVGSNVPRKDGRAKVTGAAKYIDDLSFPGMLHGRTIRSTVPRGTIRSVTLGFGEDDGFTVVDRRDVPGMNAVAMIELDQPFLAEGEVRHLAEPILLLAHEDREKLLAATVEIEYDTAPPLLDPHASPRVFKHIRIDKGDVDAAFADAEIVVEGEYRTGAQEHVYIEPNGMIAVPEEDGGITVYGSLQCPYYVHKALKALLALPDERVRIVQTETGGGFGGKEEYPSLIAGHAALLAMKSGRPVKIVYDRVEDMVATTKRHPSIVRHRTAVTREGRLLAMDIDVLLDGGAYCTLSPVVLSRGCIHAAGPYRCDHVRIDGRAVMTHSPPNGAFRGFGAPQTQFATEVHMERIAEALGMDPVALRELNALRPGDTTATGQVMQGDCSAIEVLNETVRRSDFHRRRAEYAGTNRGIGLALFFHGSGFTGSGEVMLQSRAALETTERGVRVLVASTEIGQGTRTMHAQIVADALGIPYADVEPAQPDTFVVPDSGPTVASRTCMVVGGILQRCGEDLRAQLGDLHPAEHFRRFGPVRIVREYEKPGDVTWSDETYRGDAYPTFGWGCAAVEVELDPDTFEVRAREIVTAQDVGKAIHPMLVRGQIEGGTAQALGWALNENVVTRDGAMANPTLTNYTIPTTLDTPRMEIVVMENPSKHGPFGAKGVGEMPMDGPAAAVVNAIRHLGLDVRQIPAIPEMVMDAPRIETAGVAEPVAA